Proteins encoded by one window of Bradyrhizobium sp. B097:
- a CDS encoding superoxide dismutase, translating into MTFTLPDLPYAHDALAPYMSKETLEFHHDKHHQAYVTNGNNAIKGTEFEGKSLEEIVKGSFGKNAAVFNNAGQHYNHIHFWKWMKPNGGGSKLPGRLEKKINEDLGGFEKFKTDFAAAGVGQFGSGWAWLQVKGGKLEIAKTPNGENPLVHGAVPILGVDVWEHSYYIDYRNRRPDYLKAFVDSLVNWDYVDELFGKAG; encoded by the coding sequence ATGACCTTCACGCTACCCGATCTGCCCTACGCCCACGACGCCCTTGCGCCCTACATGTCCAAGGAAACGCTGGAGTTTCACCACGACAAGCATCACCAGGCCTACGTCACCAACGGCAACAACGCGATCAAGGGGACCGAATTCGAAGGCAAATCCCTCGAGGAGATCGTGAAGGGCTCGTTCGGCAAGAACGCGGCCGTCTTCAACAATGCCGGTCAGCACTACAACCACATCCACTTCTGGAAGTGGATGAAGCCGAATGGCGGCGGCAGCAAGTTGCCCGGTCGGCTGGAGAAGAAGATCAACGAGGATCTCGGCGGCTTCGAGAAGTTCAAGACCGACTTCGCCGCTGCCGGCGTCGGCCAGTTCGGCTCCGGCTGGGCCTGGCTGCAGGTCAAGGGCGGCAAGCTCGAGATCGCCAAGACCCCGAACGGCGAGAACCCGCTGGTCCACGGCGCGGTGCCGATCCTCGGCGTCGACGTCTGGGAGCACTCCTACTACATCGACTACCGCAACCGCCGTCCGGACTATCTAAAGGCGTTCGTCGACAGCCTCGTCAACTGGGACTACGTCGACGAGCTGTTCGGCAAGGCCGGCTGA
- the pal gene encoding peptidoglycan-associated lipoprotein Pal, whose translation MKHQMRILQGMKLAAVLAVALSMGACANKNPLDANGAIGGAATPGSQQDFVVNVGDRVFFESDQTDLSPQATATLDKQAQWLQTYNRYSFTIEGHADERGTREYNIALGARRAQSVRAYLASRGIDPSRMRTISYGKERPVAVCNDISCWSQNRRAVTVLNASS comes from the coding sequence ATGAAACATCAGATGCGTATCCTCCAGGGTATGAAGCTGGCTGCGGTTCTGGCGGTGGCGTTGTCGATGGGTGCCTGTGCCAACAAGAACCCGCTGGACGCCAATGGCGCAATTGGCGGCGCCGCGACCCCGGGCAGCCAGCAGGATTTTGTGGTCAATGTCGGCGACCGTGTGTTCTTTGAGAGCGATCAGACCGATCTCAGCCCGCAGGCCACAGCGACCCTCGACAAGCAGGCGCAGTGGCTGCAGACCTACAACCGCTATTCCTTCACGATCGAAGGTCATGCCGACGAGCGCGGCACGCGCGAATACAACATCGCGCTCGGTGCGCGCCGTGCCCAGTCGGTTCGCGCCTATCTCGCTTCGCGTGGCATCGACCCGAGCCGCATGCGCACCATTTCCTACGGCAAGGAGCGCCCGGTCGCGGTCTGTAACGACATCTCGTGCTGGTCGCAGAACCGCCGCGCCGTCACCGTGCTGAACGCCAGCTCCTGA
- the ybgF gene encoding tol-pal system protein YbgF codes for MSSRLHFLSSAAAIAALFVVSAPAFAQSDDSDAEMRIERLENQLRQLTGQNEELQYRNRQLEERLRQLGGQPPGPNGQPPAAQPGVAAVPPAQQGYPQAQPGNAQPQQGYGRQPQGGYDQQQIAAPAPIVQEPAPAAAPGRRGRGDAFDPTQNPNAPGAPRVLGGGGQMPMQNDAAAGAPGGRGAGEPLDLGNTSPQRAPGASAALTTLPPSATPKDEFDLGIGYMQRKDYALAEETMKNFATKYPSDPLVADSQYWLGESYFQRQQYRDAAETFLGVTTKFDKSAKAADALLRLGQSLAALKEKEAACAAFGEIARKYPRASGGVKAAVDREQKRVKC; via the coding sequence ATGTCATCCAGGCTACATTTTCTTTCTTCCGCCGCGGCTATCGCGGCGCTGTTCGTCGTTTCCGCACCAGCGTTTGCCCAATCCGACGATTCCGATGCCGAGATGCGGATCGAGCGGCTGGAGAACCAGCTGCGGCAGCTGACCGGGCAGAACGAGGAACTGCAGTACCGCAACCGCCAGCTCGAGGAGCGCCTGCGCCAGCTCGGCGGCCAGCCGCCCGGCCCGAATGGACAGCCTCCGGCGGCCCAGCCCGGTGTCGCGGCGGTGCCGCCGGCGCAGCAGGGGTACCCGCAGGCGCAGCCCGGCAACGCCCAGCCACAGCAGGGATATGGCCGGCAGCCGCAGGGCGGCTATGACCAGCAGCAGATCGCGGCGCCCGCGCCGATCGTGCAGGAGCCGGCACCCGCGGCAGCTCCCGGCCGCCGTGGCCGCGGCGATGCCTTCGATCCGACCCAGAATCCGAATGCCCCCGGCGCTCCGCGCGTGCTCGGTGGCGGCGGACAGATGCCGATGCAGAACGATGCGGCGGCCGGTGCGCCCGGCGGCCGCGGCGCGGGCGAGCCGCTCGATCTCGGCAACACGAGCCCGCAGCGGGCGCCCGGCGCGAGCGCGGCCCTGACCACATTGCCGCCGTCGGCGACGCCGAAGGACGAGTTCGACCTCGGCATCGGCTACATGCAGCGCAAGGACTATGCGCTCGCCGAAGAGACGATGAAGAACTTCGCCACCAAGTATCCGAGTGATCCTTTGGTGGCGGATTCGCAATACTGGCTCGGCGAAAGCTATTTCCAGCGCCAGCAATATCGCGATGCTGCGGAAACTTTCCTCGGTGTGACCACCAAGTTCGACAAGTCCGCGAAAGCGGCCGACGCGCTGCTGCGGCTCGGCCAGTCGCTGGCGGCGCTGAAGGAAAAAGAAGCCGCCTGCGCCGCGTTCGGCGAGATCGCGCGGAAGTACCCGCGCGCGTCAGGCGGGGTCAAAGCTGCGGTTGACCGCGAGCAGAAGCGCGTGAAGTGCTAA
- the crcB gene encoding fluoride efflux transporter CrcB produces the protein MVNAASYLLVFFGGGLGATLRQLINVTCARCIGTAFPYGTFIINITGSTVMGLIAGYLAFKGEASQPWRLFLMTGILGGYTTFSAFSLDTALLYERGELGLAALYVAGSVALSIAGLFAGLAIVRHLT, from the coding sequence GTGGTTAACGCGGCAAGCTATCTCCTCGTCTTCTTCGGCGGCGGCCTCGGCGCCACGCTGCGGCAGCTGATCAATGTCACCTGCGCGCGCTGCATCGGCACCGCATTTCCCTACGGTACCTTCATCATCAACATCACGGGCTCGACCGTGATGGGCCTGATCGCCGGCTATCTCGCCTTCAAGGGCGAGGCCTCGCAGCCGTGGCGGCTGTTCCTGATGACCGGCATCCTCGGCGGCTACACCACCTTCTCCGCCTTCTCGCTCGACACCGCGCTGCTCTATGAGCGCGGCGAGCTCGGCCTTGCGGCGCTGTATGTCGCGGGCTCGGTGGCGTTGTCGATCGCGGGTCTGTTCGCCGGGCTTGCGATCGTCAGGCATTTGACCTGA
- the tilS gene encoding tRNA lysidine(34) synthetase TilS, translated as MPDDRSAIPASDAKRLFAGLARAPAIVLAVSGGPDSVALMWLAARWRRALAQGPRLVAVTVDHGLRVEAAREARDVKRLARSLDLPHHTLRWSGPKPSTGVPAAAREARYGLLAQAARKHGATHIVTAHTRDDQAETLLMRMLRGSGVAGLSAMARETERDGVMLTRPLLDISKAQLIATLKKARISFADDPTNRDPSFTRPRLRALMPLLAEEGGDARNLARLAARIARANAALEVLVDGAEGYLALKSEDNFDAGFDAALFAVMPDEIRLRLLKRAIDRTGHEGPAELGKVETLLAAVDEAVSQRSGQRESKLKQTLAGAVISVASGRIRISPAPPRRARSR; from the coding sequence ATGCCCGACGACCGATCCGCCATCCCGGCAAGCGACGCCAAGCGCCTGTTCGCGGGCCTGGCGCGCGCGCCAGCGATCGTGCTCGCGGTGTCGGGCGGTCCCGATTCCGTCGCGCTGATGTGGCTGGCCGCGCGCTGGCGCCGCGCGCTCGCGCAGGGACCGCGGCTGGTGGCGGTCACCGTCGATCACGGCCTGCGTGTTGAAGCGGCCCGCGAGGCGCGCGACGTCAAACGGCTGGCGCGAAGCCTCGACCTGCCGCATCACACGTTGCGCTGGAGCGGGCCCAAGCCCAGCACCGGCGTGCCGGCAGCCGCGCGTGAGGCGCGCTATGGCCTGCTCGCGCAAGCCGCGCGCAAGCACGGCGCGACGCATATCGTGACCGCGCACACCCGTGACGACCAGGCCGAGACGCTGTTGATGCGGATGCTGCGTGGCAGTGGCGTCGCGGGCCTCTCGGCGATGGCGCGCGAGACCGAGCGCGACGGCGTCATGCTGACGCGGCCGCTGCTCGATATTTCCAAGGCACAGCTGATCGCGACGCTGAAGAAGGCGCGCATCAGCTTTGCCGACGATCCGACCAACCGCGATCCGTCCTTCACGCGACCGCGGCTGCGCGCGCTGATGCCGCTGCTGGCGGAGGAGGGCGGCGACGCGCGGAACCTGGCACGGCTCGCGGCGCGGATCGCGCGCGCCAACGCCGCGCTGGAGGTGCTGGTCGACGGCGCCGAGGGCTATCTTGCGTTGAAGAGCGAGGATAACTTCGATGCGGGCTTCGACGCGGCACTGTTCGCGGTGATGCCGGACGAGATCCGCCTCCGCCTGCTCAAGCGCGCCATCGACCGCACTGGACATGAGGGGCCGGCCGAACTCGGCAAGGTCGAAACCCTGCTCGCCGCGGTCGATGAGGCCGTCAGTCAGCGCTCGGGACAACGCGAATCCAAGCTGAAACAGACGCTTGCCGGAGCGGTCATCAGCGTCGCCTCCGGCCGCATCAGGATCAGCCCGGCGCCGCCTCGCCGGGCCCGTTCCCGCTGA
- a CDS encoding biopolymer transporter ExbD has protein sequence MAMSMAGSGGSGRRRRGRKPVMAEINVTPMVDVMLVLLIIFMVAAPLMTSNIDIDLPVASGGKSISSNQPPLTLSVKRTGGGCNSNVELYLGDAPVTAADFPAKIKAIGDARSDAEKVVYLRGDKDVCYTDMMKLLGEVRAAGFKANIVIIPEGG, from the coding sequence ATGGCGATGAGCATGGCAGGGTCCGGCGGTAGCGGCAGACGCCGCCGCGGGCGCAAGCCGGTCATGGCCGAGATCAACGTCACGCCGATGGTCGACGTGATGCTGGTGCTGCTGATCATCTTCATGGTCGCGGCGCCGCTGATGACGTCAAACATCGACATCGACCTGCCGGTCGCGAGCGGCGGCAAGTCGATCTCGTCGAACCAGCCGCCGCTGACACTGTCGGTGAAGCGCACCGGTGGTGGCTGCAACTCGAATGTCGAGCTCTATCTCGGCGACGCGCCGGTCACGGCCGCCGACTTTCCGGCCAAGATCAAGGCGATCGGGGACGCCCGGTCGGATGCCGAAAAGGTGGTTTATCTGCGTGGCGACAAGGATGTCTGTTACACGGATATGATGAAATTGCTCGGGGAGGTCCGGGCCGCGGGATTCAAGGCGAATATCGTCATCATCCCGGAAGGTGGATAG
- the tolB gene encoding Tol-Pal system beta propeller repeat protein TolB, which translates to MKFRLDRRQMISGIAALGALVGSRSAFGQAGPKRIPIPEGEFAPVPIAIPNFAAGTPGDAEVGVGVTQVITNNLKRSGLFAPIDQAAYLEKQINIDAAPNFNNWKSINAQALVTGRMTRQGNGRVKAEFRLWDVNTGQQLAGQQYDTSAEYWRRIAHIISDQIYERMTGEKGYFDTRIVFVDESGAADRRVKRLALMDQDGANVRYLTRGSDLVLTPRFSPSTQEITYMEFGQGDPRVYLLNIETGQREIVGNFPGMSFSPRFSPDGQRVIMSLQQGGNSNLFVMDLRSKSMTRLTDTPAIDTSPSYAPDGTRLCFESDRGGKPQIYVMPATGGAAQRISFGDGTYSTPVWSPRGDYIAFTKQGGGQFAIGIMKPDGSGERILTSGFHNEGPTFAPNGRVVMFFRDPGGNSGPSLFTIDVSGRNELRVPTPGFASDPAWSPLLS; encoded by the coding sequence ATGAAATTTCGCCTCGACCGTCGACAGATGATCTCCGGGATCGCCGCTCTCGGCGCGCTTGTCGGAAGCCGAAGCGCTTTCGGGCAGGCTGGCCCGAAGCGAATCCCGATTCCGGAAGGCGAGTTTGCGCCGGTGCCGATCGCGATCCCGAACTTCGCCGCCGGCACGCCCGGCGACGCCGAAGTCGGCGTCGGCGTCACGCAGGTGATCACCAACAACCTGAAGCGCAGCGGCTTGTTCGCGCCGATCGATCAGGCCGCCTATCTCGAGAAGCAGATCAACATCGACGCGGCGCCGAACTTCAACAACTGGAAGAGCATCAACGCGCAGGCGCTGGTGACCGGCCGCATGACACGCCAGGGCAACGGGCGCGTGAAGGCGGAATTCCGCCTCTGGGACGTCAACACCGGCCAGCAGCTCGCGGGCCAGCAGTACGACACCTCGGCCGAATACTGGCGGCGCATCGCGCACATCATCTCCGACCAGATCTATGAGCGCATGACCGGCGAGAAAGGCTATTTCGATACCCGCATCGTGTTCGTCGACGAGAGCGGTGCTGCGGATCGCCGCGTCAAGCGCCTCGCGCTGATGGACCAGGACGGCGCCAATGTGCGCTATCTGACCCGCGGCTCGGACCTCGTGCTGACGCCGCGCTTCTCGCCGTCGACCCAGGAAATCACCTACATGGAGTTCGGGCAGGGCGACCCGCGCGTCTATCTGCTCAACATCGAGACCGGCCAGCGCGAGATCGTCGGCAACTTCCCGGGCATGTCGTTCTCGCCGCGCTTCTCGCCCGACGGCCAGCGCGTCATCATGAGCCTGCAGCAGGGCGGCAACTCCAACCTGTTCGTGATGGATCTGCGCTCGAAGTCGATGACGCGGCTGACCGACACGCCGGCGATCGACACCTCGCCGTCTTACGCGCCCGACGGCACGCGGCTCTGCTTCGAATCCGATCGCGGCGGCAAGCCGCAGATCTACGTGATGCCGGCAACCGGCGGCGCGGCACAGCGCATCTCGTTCGGCGACGGCACCTATTCGACGCCGGTGTGGTCGCCGCGCGGCGACTACATCGCGTTCACCAAGCAGGGCGGTGGGCAGTTCGCGATCGGCATCATGAAGCCGGACGGCTCCGGCGAGCGCATCCTGACCTCGGGCTTCCACAATGAAGGCCCGACCTTTGCGCCGAACGGGCGCGTCGTGATGTTCTTCCGCGATCCCGGCGGCAATAGCGGTCCGTCGCTGTTCACCATCGACGTTTCCGGGCGCAACGAGCTGCGGGTGCCGACCCCCGGTTTTGCCTCCGACCCCGCCTGGTCGCCGCTGTTGTCGTGA
- a CDS encoding EAL domain-containing protein produces MQFASQTGEPDQSMSPTISAALVDSLFMNPAPMIFGAFGPAIAGAVIAFVTGNLLSWLCVPLFIVVGLARALQMYRYQQRSSRLTVEESVTWEKRYRIGTIAYGISLGIWGVTVLLTTKDAAAHMLCVTTVVAYTSAGVGRTFGRPQIFHLHLLMSIGPLIAALMYVGGPYHIALALLSLVFFSAIRHLTSSLQRIYVNAWIAKEREAALAGQFDTALNNMPHGLCMFSADGRLAVMNHRFIEMMELSDDFVQRGASATDICNACVLSGAISAAAAQQILYEIESSQRGDIVTSDPDPAQNRSLDWTFQPMPGGGTVVLVEDITERKDAEARISHLARYDELTALPNRVNFRDEIGRLLAMQHGDHRSALLFVDLDQFKQVNDTLGHPCGDQLLCAVAERLREMLRPEDFVARFGGDEFVVFQQNIHSHEDAAALARRIVDRLSERYKIDNHLVEIGASVGIAMTAPGVGADTLLKNADMALYRAKADGRGTFCFFRDEMAQTVEARRILELDLRKALANEEFELFYQPLINLKSGKVSTCEALLRWNHPVRGTVSPVDIIPVAEDMGLIVDLGRWILRKACMECMKWPEAVSVAVNFSPQQFHQRDVLSEVRYALEVSGLPAHRLEIEITESSLLHNTELTHDVLSQLRSLGVRISLDDFGTGYSSLSYLHNFPLQKVKIDRSFLEGIDSDRPLTLLRGVARLSADLGMSVVVEGIETNEQLELISADGAVTEAQGYLFSRPVPAVRIRQLLNASHGRRGDEQLHVVPSRSIA; encoded by the coding sequence ATGCAGTTTGCAAGTCAGACGGGAGAACCGGACCAGTCGATGTCGCCGACGATCTCCGCGGCGCTGGTCGATTCCCTGTTCATGAACCCCGCGCCCATGATCTTCGGCGCCTTCGGCCCCGCCATCGCGGGCGCCGTGATTGCGTTCGTCACCGGCAATCTGCTGTCCTGGCTGTGCGTGCCGCTGTTCATCGTGGTGGGTCTGGCGCGCGCGCTGCAGATGTACCGCTATCAGCAGCGCAGTTCCCGTCTCACCGTCGAAGAATCCGTGACGTGGGAGAAGCGCTACCGGATCGGTACCATCGCCTATGGCATCTCGCTCGGCATCTGGGGCGTCACCGTCCTGCTCACGACCAAGGACGCCGCCGCGCATATGCTCTGCGTGACCACCGTGGTCGCCTACACCTCGGCGGGAGTGGGGCGGACCTTCGGCCGGCCGCAGATCTTCCACCTGCACCTGTTGATGTCGATCGGTCCCCTGATCGCGGCGCTGATGTATGTCGGCGGCCCCTATCACATCGCCCTTGCGCTGCTCAGCCTGGTGTTCTTCAGCGCCATCCGGCATCTCACCTCCAGCCTGCAGCGCATCTACGTCAACGCCTGGATCGCCAAGGAGCGCGAGGCCGCGCTGGCGGGCCAGTTCGATACCGCGCTGAACAACATGCCGCACGGCCTGTGCATGTTCAGCGCCGACGGCCGCCTTGCGGTGATGAACCACCGCTTCATCGAGATGATGGAGCTGTCCGACGATTTCGTGCAGCGCGGCGCCAGCGCGACCGACATCTGCAATGCCTGCGTGCTGTCCGGCGCGATCTCGGCCGCGGCCGCGCAACAGATTCTCTACGAGATCGAGAGCTCCCAGCGCGGCGACATCGTCACCAGCGACCCCGATCCGGCCCAGAACCGTTCGCTGGACTGGACGTTCCAGCCGATGCCAGGCGGCGGTACGGTCGTGCTGGTCGAGGACATTACCGAACGCAAGGACGCCGAGGCCAGGATCAGCCATCTTGCGCGCTACGACGAACTGACCGCGCTGCCCAACCGCGTCAATTTCCGCGACGAGATCGGCCGGCTGCTCGCCATGCAGCACGGCGACCATCGCTCCGCATTGCTGTTCGTCGACCTCGACCAGTTCAAGCAGGTCAACGATACGCTCGGCCATCCCTGCGGCGATCAGCTGCTTTGCGCGGTCGCCGAACGGCTGCGCGAGATGCTGCGTCCGGAGGATTTCGTGGCGCGGTTCGGCGGCGACGAGTTCGTCGTGTTCCAGCAGAACATCCATTCGCATGAGGACGCCGCCGCGCTGGCGCGGCGCATCGTCGACCGCCTGAGCGAGCGCTACAAGATCGACAACCATCTGGTCGAGATCGGCGCCAGCGTCGGCATCGCGATGACCGCGCCCGGCGTCGGCGCCGACACGCTGCTGAAGAACGCCGACATGGCGCTCTACCGTGCCAAGGCCGATGGCCGCGGCACCTTCTGCTTCTTCCGCGACGAGATGGCCCAGACTGTCGAGGCCCGCCGCATCCTCGAGCTCGATCTGCGCAAGGCGCTCGCCAACGAGGAATTCGAGCTGTTCTACCAGCCGTTGATCAACCTGAAGTCCGGCAAGGTCTCGACCTGCGAGGCGCTGCTGCGCTGGAACCATCCGGTGCGCGGCACGGTCTCACCGGTCGACATCATTCCGGTCGCCGAGGACATGGGCCTGATCGTCGATCTCGGCCGCTGGATCCTGCGCAAGGCCTGCATGGAATGCATGAAGTGGCCGGAGGCAGTGAGCGTCGCGGTGAATTTCTCGCCGCAGCAGTTCCATCAGCGCGACGTGCTGAGCGAGGTCCGCTACGCGCTCGAGGTCTCCGGTCTGCCGGCGCACCGCCTCGAGATCGAGATCACCGAGTCCTCGCTGCTGCACAACACCGAGCTGACCCACGACGTGCTGTCGCAACTGCGCTCGCTTGGCGTGCGGATCTCGCTGGATGATTTCGGCACCGGCTACTCGTCGCTCAGCTATTTGCACAATTTCCCGCTGCAGAAGGTCAAGATCGACCGCTCCTTCCTCGAAGGCATCGACAGCGATCGGCCGCTGACCTTGCTACGCGGCGTGGCGCGGCTGTCCGCGGACCTCGGCATGTCGGTCGTGGTCGAGGGGATCGAGACCAACGAGCAGCTCGAACTGATCAGTGCCGACGGCGCGGTGACCGAAGCACAGGGATACCTGTTCAGCCGGCCGGTTCCCGCCGTCCGCATTCGCCAGCTGCTCAATGCCTCGCACGGCCGGCGGGGCGACGAGCAACTGCACGTGGTTCCCTCGCGCTCGATCGCGTGA
- the tolQ gene encoding protein TolQ: MNPADVAQSTLPLASSDVSLIALFWQAHWVVKCVMLGLLSCSVWVWAIAIDKILLYARTKRAMDKFEQAFWSGQSIEELYRALSAKPTQSMAACFVAAMREWKRSFESQSRSFAGLQARIEKVMNVSIAREVERLERRLLVLATVGSAGPFVGLFGTVWGIMSSFQSIAASKNTSLAVVAPGIAEALFATAIGLIAAIPATIFYNKFTSEVNRQAARLEGFADEFSAILSRQIDERG, from the coding sequence ATGAATCCCGCCGACGTGGCTCAGTCAACTCTGCCACTGGCATCGAGCGATGTGTCGCTGATCGCGTTGTTTTGGCAGGCTCATTGGGTCGTCAAATGCGTGATGTTGGGACTTTTGTCCTGCTCGGTGTGGGTCTGGGCGATCGCGATTGACAAGATCCTGCTCTACGCCCGTACCAAGCGAGCGATGGACAAGTTCGAGCAGGCGTTCTGGTCCGGCCAGTCGATCGAGGAACTCTACCGGGCCCTTTCGGCCAAGCCGACCCAGTCGATGGCGGCCTGTTTCGTGGCGGCGATGCGGGAGTGGAAGCGCTCCTTCGAGAGCCAATCACGGTCCTTTGCCGGCCTGCAGGCCCGGATCGAGAAGGTCATGAACGTCTCGATCGCCCGGGAAGTGGAGCGGCTGGAACGGCGGCTGCTGGTGCTGGCGACCGTCGGCTCGGCCGGCCCCTTTGTCGGCCTGTTCGGCACCGTCTGGGGCATCATGTCGAGCTTCCAGTCGATCGCGGCCTCGAAAAACACCTCCTTGGCGGTGGTGGCGCCCGGTATCGCGGAAGCGCTGTTTGCGACCGCAATCGGCCTGATTGCCGCAATTCCGGCGACTATTTTCTACAATAAGTTCACCTCGGAGGTGAACCGGCAGGCCGCGCGCCTGGAGGGGTTCGCCGACGAGTTCTCCGCCATCCTGTCGCGTCAGATCGACGAGCGGGGCTAG
- a CDS encoding protein TolA, which yields MKVKVDKTLAASIVLHVLVIGWGLVSFSTRAYVMPEEDTVAVDVISPDQLSHVMAGLKDGKKENPKPLVEKVAEAKPMDDAVGKIDDKKPPVVTDTAPAPTPKVEKPEDKKPDPPKKVENKPENKPKEEPKPVEKKPDPVKPDPIAEAIKKEEKKPPPKPVQQAAKPPPEQKPKDRVFDQSKIAALLDKRDPTRTSATGDTLNANASLGTAKGKAADNSATWGAMFKQQVERCWKKPYGGIEAQQTEAVFEIKLNREGKLEAPPVPEGTPATPYLRVYQESALRAIIECQPYRLPAAFFEEWKYFAPVFTERKT from the coding sequence TTGAAGGTCAAGGTCGACAAGACTCTGGCGGCATCGATTGTCCTGCACGTCCTCGTGATCGGGTGGGGCCTCGTGTCGTTTTCGACCAGGGCGTACGTGATGCCTGAAGAGGATACTGTTGCCGTCGACGTCATCTCGCCCGACCAACTCTCCCATGTCATGGCCGGCCTGAAGGACGGCAAGAAGGAAAATCCCAAACCGCTGGTCGAGAAGGTCGCCGAGGCCAAGCCGATGGATGATGCCGTCGGCAAGATCGATGACAAGAAGCCGCCTGTCGTGACCGATACGGCGCCGGCGCCGACGCCGAAGGTGGAGAAGCCGGAAGACAAGAAGCCGGATCCGCCGAAGAAGGTCGAGAACAAGCCGGAGAATAAGCCAAAGGAAGAGCCGAAGCCGGTCGAGAAGAAACCCGATCCGGTCAAGCCCGATCCGATCGCGGAAGCGATCAAGAAGGAAGAGAAGAAGCCGCCGCCGAAGCCGGTTCAGCAGGCCGCCAAGCCGCCGCCGGAGCAGAAGCCGAAGGATCGCGTGTTCGACCAGAGCAAGATCGCAGCGCTGCTGGACAAGCGCGATCCGACGCGTACCTCCGCGACCGGCGATACGCTCAACGCCAATGCCTCGCTCGGCACGGCAAAGGGCAAGGCCGCCGACAACTCCGCGACCTGGGGCGCGATGTTCAAGCAGCAGGTCGAGCGCTGCTGGAAGAAGCCCTATGGCGGCATCGAGGCGCAGCAGACCGAGGCCGTTTTCGAGATCAAGCTGAACCGTGAGGGCAAGCTCGAAGCGCCGCCGGTGCCGGAAGGCACGCCGGCGACGCCCTATTTGCGCGTCTATCAGGAGAGCGCGCTGCGGGCGATCATCGAATGCCAACCGTACAGACTGCCGGCGGCCTTCTTCGAGGAATGGAAGTATTTCGCGCCGGTGTTCACAGAACGGAAGACCTGA